In one Umezawaea sp. Da 62-37 genomic region, the following are encoded:
- a CDS encoding DUF692 domain-containing protein, translating into MGVLDRLGVGIGWRPEIDLTVERLPGVDFVEVVAENLHVEHLPESILLLRQRGVPVLPHAVSLSLGSADPVDLRRVEHLGSVAEALGAPLVSDHVCFVRAGGLDSGHLMPVPRTRDALDVLVANVKTAQANLPVPLALENIAALLEWPDGELTEGRFLAELVERTDCHLLIDVANLHANALNLGTDPNRFLDEIPLERLAYVHVAGGVEHNGVYHDTHAHAVRPEVLELLGELRSRVDPPGVLLERDDNYPSDTELADELAAIRGVLARHA; encoded by the coding sequence ATGGGCGTGCTCGACAGGCTCGGCGTCGGCATCGGCTGGCGCCCGGAGATCGACCTGACCGTGGAACGGCTGCCCGGTGTCGACTTCGTCGAGGTCGTGGCGGAGAACCTGCACGTGGAGCACCTGCCGGAGTCGATCCTGCTGCTGCGCCAACGGGGTGTCCCGGTGCTGCCGCACGCGGTGTCGCTGTCGCTGGGCAGCGCGGACCCGGTGGACCTGCGCCGCGTCGAGCACCTGGGCTCGGTCGCCGAGGCGCTGGGGGCGCCGCTGGTGAGCGACCACGTGTGCTTCGTCCGCGCGGGCGGGCTCGACTCGGGCCACCTGATGCCGGTGCCGCGCACGCGCGACGCGCTGGACGTGCTGGTGGCCAACGTGAAGACGGCGCAGGCGAACCTGCCCGTGCCGCTGGCGCTGGAGAACATCGCCGCCCTGCTGGAGTGGCCCGACGGCGAACTGACCGAAGGCCGGTTCCTCGCGGAGCTGGTGGAGCGCACGGACTGCCACCTGCTGATCGACGTGGCCAACCTGCACGCGAACGCGCTGAACCTGGGCACCGACCCGAACCGGTTCCTCGACGAGATCCCGTTGGAGCGCCTGGCCTACGTGCACGTGGCGGGCGGGGTGGAGCACAACGGCGTCTACCACGACACGCACGCCCACGCGGTGCGGCCGGAGGTGTTGGAGCTGCTGGGCGAGCTGCGGTCCAGAGTGGACCCTCCGGGTGTGCTGCTGGAGCGCGACGACAACTACCCGTCGGACACCGAGCTGGCCGACGAGCTCGCGGCGATCCGCGGAGTGCTGGCGAGGCACGCGTGA
- a CDS encoding TIGR04222 domain-containing membrane protein — MTSGTRTSGRPGISAEEFGYLSGGPGRAAEVAVVRLLEGGLLRISREGVVSAVASGAAGAGTPLEAYVLGAARTGRMLGDLVKSTATSEAASSLRLHLVERGLVVSDSRRKAMSRIQVLGLVVALAGFASVGLFHLHIGIAIGLLVLALLIRWFARRLRRPVRRAGRREARRVAVAPGDRVGMVAQMGLLGRIGQFPRQYHVWEMLGIAPSAGATLRKGKRPRTNDGGTMYASSCSSCSSCSGGGCGADNSGCGSSGGSCGSSSGDSGSSCSSGSSCGSSCGGGGGD, encoded by the coding sequence ATGACTTCCGGGACGAGGACATCGGGTAGACCAGGCATTTCGGCCGAGGAGTTCGGTTACCTGTCGGGCGGGCCGGGGCGCGCGGCGGAGGTGGCGGTCGTCCGCCTCCTCGAAGGCGGGCTGCTGCGGATCTCCCGCGAGGGCGTGGTGAGCGCGGTGGCCTCGGGCGCCGCGGGCGCGGGCACCCCGCTGGAGGCGTACGTGCTGGGCGCGGCCCGCACCGGCCGGATGCTGGGCGACCTGGTCAAGTCCACGGCCACCAGCGAGGCGGCCTCGTCGTTGCGGCTGCACCTGGTCGAACGCGGTCTGGTCGTGTCGGACTCGCGCCGCAAGGCGATGTCGAGGATCCAGGTGCTCGGTCTGGTGGTGGCCTTGGCCGGCTTCGCGTCCGTCGGCCTGTTCCACCTGCACATCGGGATCGCGATCGGCCTGCTCGTCTTGGCGCTGCTGATCCGCTGGTTCGCGCGCAGGCTGCGGCGTCCGGTGCGGCGCGCCGGACGGCGTGAGGCCCGCCGGGTCGCGGTGGCGCCCGGCGACCGGGTGGGCATGGTGGCGCAGATGGGTCTGCTGGGCCGGATCGGCCAGTTCCCGCGGCAGTACCACGTGTGGGAGATGCTGGGCATCGCGCCGAGCGCGGGTGCGACGCTGCGCAAGGGCAAGCGCCCGAGGACGAACGACGGCGGCACGATGTACGCGAGCAGCTGCTCCAGTTGTTCCAGCTGCTCCGGTGGCGGGTGCGGGGCGGACAACAGCGGGTGCGGGAGCAGCGGCGGCAGTTGCGGGTCGAGCAGCGGCGACAGCGGGTCGTCGTGCAGCAGCGGTTCGTCCTGCGGGTCGTCGTGCGGCGGAGGAGGCGGGGACTGA
- a CDS encoding TIGR04222 domain-containing membrane protein has protein sequence MDQPWGLSGPEFLRIYWIALGVALLFAVFVRMRVRASRGDEPARDLGIDELAYLSGGPRRVVEASLARLIEAEALRSTRRGTVSLIGKPRSANAVDAAVLEDASRYSKRTLNLLMATVAQTGAVKSIATRLGEQGLLVDPDVAKRRLRLGIVPMLVLFLIGVVRWVNGIAIGAPVGWLTLQLVVTALLGVLLTRSGRIRNTAKGDRALQSARSGDTGGGALGPAVAVGGAVGLVALGGLSAHPDLTLRTALMTQAYGTGSAGGGSGASSTYVGSSCSSSSGSSCGSGGGSSCGGGGGCGGGGGS, from the coding sequence GTGGACCAGCCGTGGGGGCTCTCGGGCCCGGAATTCCTGAGGATCTACTGGATCGCGCTGGGCGTCGCCCTGCTGTTCGCGGTCTTCGTCCGGATGCGCGTGCGGGCCAGTCGGGGAGACGAGCCCGCACGCGATCTCGGCATCGACGAACTCGCGTACCTGTCCGGCGGGCCGCGCCGGGTGGTCGAGGCCTCGCTGGCCCGGCTGATCGAGGCCGAGGCCCTGCGCTCGACGCGCCGCGGCACCGTCAGCCTGATCGGCAAGCCCCGTTCGGCCAACGCGGTGGACGCCGCCGTCCTGGAGGACGCGTCCCGCTACAGCAAGCGCACGCTGAACCTGCTCATGGCCACCGTCGCGCAGACCGGCGCGGTGAAGTCGATCGCGACCCGGCTGGGCGAGCAGGGGCTGCTCGTCGACCCCGACGTGGCGAAGCGGCGGCTGCGGCTGGGGATCGTGCCGATGCTGGTCCTGTTCCTGATCGGGGTCGTCCGCTGGGTCAACGGGATCGCGATCGGCGCGCCCGTCGGCTGGCTGACGCTCCAGCTGGTGGTCACGGCCCTGCTGGGGGTGCTGCTGACCCGGTCCGGCCGGATCCGCAACACGGCCAAGGGGGACCGCGCGCTGCAGAGCGCCCGTTCGGGTGACACCGGGGGTGGGGCGCTCGGCCCGGCCGTGGCGGTGGGCGGCGCGGTCGGGCTGGTCGCCCTCGGCGGCCTGTCGGCGCACCCGGACCTGACGCTGCGCACGGCGCTGATGACCCAGGCCTACGGGACGGGGTCGGCGGGCGGCGGGTCCGGCGCGAGTTCGACGTACGTGGGGAGCTCGTGCTCGAGTTCGAGCGGAAGCAGCTGCGGCAGCGGGGGCGGCAGCAGTTGCGGTGGTGGCGGCGGCTGCGGCGGTGGGGGCGGCAGCTGA
- the msrB gene encoding peptide-methionine (R)-S-oxide reductase MsrB, giving the protein MEPVVGATPKDVRSEQEWRESLSPSEYKVLREGGTEPAWVGEYTDTKTVGVYECRACGTELFRSETKFDSHCGWPSFFSPLAADRVILREDRAMGMVRTEVLCANCHSHLGHVFEGEGYGTPTDQRYCINSISLRLADEPAN; this is encoded by the coding sequence ATGGAACCTGTTGTCGGCGCCACGCCGAAGGACGTCCGTTCGGAGCAGGAGTGGCGGGAGAGCCTGAGCCCGAGCGAGTACAAGGTGCTCCGCGAGGGCGGCACCGAGCCCGCCTGGGTCGGTGAGTACACGGACACCAAGACCGTCGGTGTCTACGAGTGCCGCGCGTGCGGCACGGAGTTGTTCCGCAGCGAGACCAAGTTCGACTCGCACTGCGGGTGGCCGTCGTTCTTCTCCCCGCTGGCCGCGGACCGCGTCATCCTGCGCGAGGACCGCGCGATGGGCATGGTGCGCACGGAGGTGTTGTGCGCGAATTGCCACAGCCACCTCGGGCACGTGTTCGAGGGCGAGGGTTACGGAACTCCGACCGATCAGCGCTACTGCATCAACAGCATCAGCCTGCGTTTGGCGGACGAGCCCGCGAACTGA
- a CDS encoding asparaginase, whose translation MAHEVVAEVWRGEFLESVHHGTVVALGADGRAVLSVGRPELVAFPRSSNKPVQGLAMVRNGLELDGELLALACASHSGEDFHVEGVRKILATAGLTVDALQCTPDLPIGEAALAAHLKAGRGPAPEYMNCSGKHAAMLLTCVRNGWSTDDYLAFEHPLQLAIVTTLEELAGEPVGAVGVDGCGAPLFGISLNGLARAFGRMAGAAEGTPEHRVAAAMNAHPEHVGGTGRDVTALMRALPGAMAKDGAEGVYAIGLPDGSAVALKIADGSSRARAVVVVAALRVLGVDVGSLTSLATVPILGHGRAVGAVRPALALAG comes from the coding sequence GTGGCGCACGAGGTGGTGGCCGAGGTGTGGCGGGGCGAGTTCCTGGAGTCCGTGCACCACGGCACGGTCGTGGCGCTGGGCGCTGACGGGCGGGCCGTGCTGAGCGTGGGGCGGCCGGAGCTGGTGGCGTTCCCGCGGTCGTCCAACAAGCCGGTGCAGGGGCTGGCGATGGTGCGCAACGGGCTGGAACTGGACGGTGAGCTGCTGGCGCTGGCCTGTGCCAGCCACTCGGGCGAGGACTTCCACGTCGAGGGCGTCCGGAAGATCCTGGCCACGGCGGGACTGACCGTCGACGCGCTCCAGTGCACGCCCGACCTGCCCATCGGCGAGGCCGCGCTGGCCGCGCACCTGAAGGCCGGCCGGGGCCCCGCGCCCGAGTACATGAACTGCTCCGGCAAGCACGCCGCGATGCTGCTGACCTGCGTGCGCAACGGCTGGTCCACCGATGACTACCTCGCGTTCGAACACCCGCTCCAGCTGGCGATCGTCACCACGCTGGAGGAGCTGGCCGGCGAGCCGGTCGGGGCGGTCGGCGTGGACGGGTGCGGGGCGCCGCTGTTCGGCATCAGCCTGAACGGGCTGGCCAGGGCGTTCGGCAGGATGGCGGGCGCGGCGGAGGGGACGCCGGAGCACCGGGTCGCGGCGGCCATGAACGCCCACCCGGAACACGTGGGCGGCACGGGCCGGGACGTCACGGCCCTGATGCGCGCGCTGCCCGGCGCGATGGCCAAGGACGGGGCCGAGGGCGTGTACGCGATCGGGCTGCCCGACGGGTCGGCGGTCGCGCTGAAGATCGCGGACGGGTCCAGCCGGGCGCGGGCCGTGGTGGTCGTGGCGGCGCTGCGGGTGCTGGGCGTGGACGTCGGGTCGCTGACCTCGTTGGCGACGGTGCCGATCCTCGGTCACGGACGGGCGGTCGGCGCGGTGCGACCGGCTTTGGCCCTGGCGGGCTGA
- a CDS encoding GntR family transcriptional regulator, which translates to MTPPLHLSLAGQTVDVLRELVLTGEIPPGERVNEVELAQRLGISRGPLREAIRHLSSEGLLVLVPNKGAHVPKADADEVRALFELRTALECAAAELAASRRTDRDVDRLREVCAESRRTHQTGARFPYRLDLAFHQALLDAARSPRIAEQVRLVQQRVVLLRAGLKDDPPHQQASLDDHDALVAAVATGDTHLANRVMRRHLSRVRAQMLTGLGPS; encoded by the coding sequence GTGACACCCCCGCTCCACCTGAGCCTGGCAGGCCAGACCGTCGACGTCCTGCGCGAGCTGGTGCTGACCGGCGAGATCCCACCGGGCGAGCGGGTCAACGAGGTGGAACTGGCCCAGCGCCTGGGCATCAGCCGCGGCCCGCTGCGCGAGGCCATCCGCCACCTCTCCAGCGAGGGCTTGCTCGTGCTCGTGCCCAACAAGGGCGCCCACGTCCCCAAAGCCGACGCCGACGAGGTGCGCGCGCTCTTCGAACTCCGCACGGCCCTCGAATGCGCGGCGGCGGAACTGGCCGCCAGCAGGCGGACCGACAGGGACGTCGACCGGCTGCGCGAGGTCTGCGCCGAATCCCGCAGGACCCACCAGACGGGCGCCCGCTTCCCGTACCGCCTCGACCTGGCGTTCCACCAGGCGCTGCTGGACGCCGCCCGCAGCCCCCGCATCGCCGAACAGGTCCGCCTCGTCCAGCAGCGGGTCGTCCTGCTCCGCGCGGGCCTGAAGGACGACCCGCCGCACCAGCAGGCCTCGCTCGACGACCACGACGCGCTGGTGGCCGCCGTGGCCACGGGCGACACCCATCTGGCCAACCGCGTCATGCGCCGCCACCTCTCCAGGGTGCGGGCTCAGATGCTCACCGGCTTGGGGCCCTCATGA
- a CDS encoding DUF222 domain-containing protein, with product MDGLGLLDDAGLMDALRVEVERARSAHASVLAVVAEARARGLETRAGYRSLAELVKHVVRVDIGEAKRWVAQASAVFPSVTPTGAVVAVPLPVVAKAVAEGVLSSAHLDVLVGVMAGLPVEAERILVDVARSAEPAGVRAVAAGIRARIDQDGCEPDDREPAQPVNLLHLRMKADGRVEFSGRLGAEQGGLLRALIGPLAKPHAADAAGPDTRTLPERQGDALADVLSLASRSRDLPIEAGERPHVTVTVDYKTLVSGVGTAILGDSSVISAGEARRIACTAGIIPAVMGERSEMLNIGRMSRRLTPHLRRALHLRDGGCAFPMCDRPPNWADAHHIREWHRGGDTSVDNLVLLCRRHHVLIHHSEWEVRVSGGLPEFHPPAFMDQCHVA from the coding sequence ATGGACGGATTGGGGCTGCTTGACGACGCGGGGCTGATGGATGCCCTGCGCGTTGAGGTTGAGCGCGCCCGGTCCGCGCACGCGTCGGTGTTGGCGGTGGTGGCTGAGGCGCGGGCTCGCGGGTTGGAGACGCGGGCTGGTTATCGGAGCTTGGCGGAGTTGGTCAAGCATGTGGTGCGGGTGGATATCGGTGAGGCAAAGCGGTGGGTGGCGCAAGCGTCTGCGGTTTTCCCATCGGTCACACCGACCGGTGCCGTGGTGGCTGTTCCGCTGCCTGTGGTGGCGAAGGCTGTGGCCGAAGGCGTGTTGTCGTCGGCGCATCTGGATGTGCTGGTCGGTGTGATGGCCGGGTTGCCCGTGGAGGCGGAGCGGATCCTGGTGGATGTGGCCCGTTCTGCTGAGCCCGCGGGGGTGCGGGCGGTGGCCGCCGGTATCCGGGCGCGGATTGACCAGGACGGGTGTGAGCCCGATGACCGTGAGCCGGCTCAGCCGGTGAACCTGTTGCATCTGCGGATGAAGGCGGATGGTCGGGTGGAGTTCAGTGGCCGGTTGGGTGCTGAGCAGGGTGGGTTGTTGCGGGCGTTGATCGGGCCGTTGGCCAAGCCGCACGCCGCCGACGCCGCCGGTCCGGACACCCGCACCTTGCCCGAGCGGCAGGGTGATGCGTTGGCGGATGTGCTGAGTCTGGCGTCGCGGTCGCGGGATCTGCCGATCGAGGCCGGTGAGCGTCCGCATGTCACGGTGACCGTCGACTACAAGACCCTGGTGTCGGGTGTTGGGACCGCGATCCTGGGTGACAGCAGCGTGATCAGTGCCGGTGAGGCGCGTCGGATCGCGTGCACCGCTGGAATCATCCCCGCCGTGATGGGTGAGCGCAGTGAGATGTTGAACATCGGGCGGATGTCGCGCCGGTTGACTCCGCATCTGCGGCGGGCGTTGCACCTGCGGGATGGCGGGTGTGCTTTTCCGATGTGCGATCGTCCGCCGAATTGGGCTGATGCCCATCACATTCGGGAATGGCATCGGGGCGGGGATACCAGTGTCGACAACCTGGTGTTGTTGTGCCGCCGTCATCACGTGCTGATCCACCACAGCGAATGGGAGGTCCGGGTGTCGGGCGGCCTCCCGGAATTCCACCCGCCCGCGTTCATGGATCAATGCCACGTAGCTTAA